The Quercus lobata isolate SW786 chromosome 4, ValleyOak3.0 Primary Assembly, whole genome shotgun sequence genome segment AACACAACTGCTTGTCTCACCAATGAAGTTGCTGAGTTCCTCACACAAGTAGGGAACAACTCTATTGTGAATATGAATAATATACTTAACGCAGTGCAACAACTGAAGAAGGATAATAGCTCAAGTCCAATCCTCATTCTTGTCCACACCTCACCTTTTAAAGCACAAATAATACTGAAAATCCCACTAAGTGTAGTGAAAGCAAGCACAGAAAATTTTCTGTTCAACTTACCAATAAGCAAGATAGTGATCAATGAAGATGGTATCTCAGATAAGGCATTTAATGTGACACTCAAGTAGAGATTGAATGACAAGTTTCCTAGGCCTAATGGCATGCCATAGTACACCATTCCAATCCCAAAACCAATCGCCAAAACCGGTAACAATCTTCGGAGAGCCCATCTTATCTGCActgttaatgtatattatgttatgggctttaggcccaattaggttacttgtatagcacactggtacttgtactacactctacttgtactgcacacatatgcctcctatataaaggcagtgatgtatattctttaattcatgaaatacaatacaatcattcagtatttctaacatggtatcagagccattgctCTAACCTTCTTGTGTCTTGCAGTCCTGTCTTTGTTGGTGTTTTCCGCTGCCTCGACTTCTTCGGTCagtaaaccttttttttttgtgccctCAGAGGTGCCAAGGTTGAATCTTCACCGTCAGAAGCTCGATCACCGCCACCAAGATCACTGCCTCCGTCAAGTCTTCCACATCAGACCTCCGATTAAGACATAAGAAATATCAACGTCTAGATTTTCAACCGATCTACACACAGCCGCCggaatcatcatcatctgacCTCTCACGCACCGCCACGCGCCGGTCAAAGATTCGGCCGCTTTTCCACGCGCCGTCTGTGTTGCTCCGATCATCTCACCGCCGCAGTCATCGGATTCGTCTTGCTCCGATCTACATCACCGGCGAAGAATCAGCATCATCAGGCGTTCCACGCGCCCTCACGCGCCGACAGAAGTTTCGGCGAAGATTGGACCACGCGCCTCACGCGCCGCTGGGTCATCTGCTGACGTCATCGCTGACGTCATCTCTGCCACGTCATCATCTACGTCAGCCCTAGCTGACGTCATCCGATAACGTCATCTTGTTGACGTCATCACTGGAGTTGACctttgaccgttgaccgttgactctgaccgttgaccgttgacttttctgcagagttgactttttgcagtccaggtgctccttacccagtttttcgcgtagatttcgtTTTTGCAgtctatttttgcatattttgcttcaaaatgaagaataaggacaagtcttcttccttttgcaacaatcgtcgccgacaatccaacaaacgtttttgtaatttttgcaaacgttttggccataaTATTGAGACGTGCTTTCAACGCAACAAATCAGTTGTTTCCATTTctgctgctactgttgctaacactaAGAGTGTCCAACCTATGGCTCCCGTCTCTGCAAAGTCtcagtcttctggatccactttcaccatttccagagatgaccttataaatatcatcgccaatgtcattcgtatggttggtaatgcatcttattcctcttctctctcagctttatctggtatgtctcctacctcttggcttatggattctgcttgttgcaatcacatgacacctcactcgtccttattctctgaacttaaacctgcaccacaccctcttaatattcgcacagcaaatggttccacaatgtctggtcataatataggctCTGTTTCGACCTCTAACCTCTCGGTTCCTggagtctttaatgttcctgacctttcttacaatttgttttctgtgggacaattagctgagttgggttatcgcattatctttgattattctgggtgtattgtgcaggatccaaggacgggacaggagcttgggaccggtcccagagttgggcgtatgtttcccgtggacaaccttcgtcttccacttgttgctcctgtttctgttgctgcagctACCGTAGTTTCTTCtgttccttcccttgcactttggcatgctcgacttgatcacgcatcttcctctcgggtacaacaattggcttctagaggtttgttaggttcagtgtctaccgaaaattttgattgtgtctcatgtcagttaggaaaacaaccagccttgcctttcaatactagtgaatcaataacaactgatatctttgaccttattcattctgatgtttgggggccttcctctgtctctagtattggtgggtctcgatattttgttgtctttgttgatgattactctcgctatagctggatttttaatatgaaacatcgttctgaattattgcaagtatattctaattttgcaaaaatggttgaaactcagttttccaaacgcatcaaaatttttcgatctgataatgctcttgaatatactcaatatgctttccaagctgttttgcattcctatggcactgttcatcaactaacttgtccaggtacctctcagcaaaatggtagagccgaacggaaacttcgtcatattcttgacactgttcgtgctctccttctctctgccaaagttcctgctcctttttggggcgaagctgctcttcatgctgttcatgctattaatcgcattccgagtccggttatccaaaatcaaactccatatgagcgcctttttgggtcatctccagactatcaccaccttcgctcctttggttctgtttgtttcgttcttcttcagccacatgagcataacaaacttgagcctcggtcaaggctttgttgttttcttggctatggcgaaactcaaaaggggtatcggtgttatgaccctgtctctcatcgtcttcgtgtttcccgcaatgttgtcttttgggaacatcgcctctttgttgagctctctcactttcgtgcctccttatcttcctcctctgttttagatatttttccagatgaggcacatattccttctatagctgctcctgatcctcctgtagttgctcctgattctcttgtagacttctctgtccaaccaccagatatcactgatccctttcctagttcaccctttaatgaacaggtggaagatgaacaggttgaagacgagctacccaaccccaaccctgagcttgggtcccctgctcctgctccgcctgaagatcttgcacaagacattccacctcgtcactcaactcgagtaagatctattcctgcacatttacttgactatcattgttacactgctcttgctacactacatgagcctcacacctatcgtgaggcttccactgaccctttatggcagattgcaatgaaagaggaacttgatgcattatctaaaaatcatacttgggatttggtgacactccctcccgggaaatctgtggttggttgtaagtggatctacaagattaagactcgctctgatgggtccattgagcgctacaaagctcgtcttgttgcaaaaggttttacacaggagtatgggattgattatgaagagacctttgctccggttgctcgtatctcatctgtccgtgccctcttagctgttgctgctgcccgtaaatgggatctttttcagatggatgtcaaaaatgcattccttaatggggatttacatgaagaagtttatatgcaacctcctcctggtctctctgttgactcaaacaaggtttgttaccttcgacgtgcactttatggccttaaacaagctccacgagcttggtttgctaaattcagctctaccatctctcatttgggttacatggccagtcattatgattctgccttatttcttcgtcgcactgacaaaggcactattttacttctcctatatgtggatgatatgatcataactggtgatgacctcagtggcattcaagaactcaaggattttctcagtcagcaatttgagatgaaagatcttggacatctcagctacttcttgggtcttgaaatcactcattctactgATGGACTTTATCTTACTCAAGctaagtatgcttctgaactcttgtctcgagctggactcactgatagcaagactgttgacactccagttgagcttaatgcgcatctgactccctcaggggggaaaccattgtctaatccctctctttacagacgattggttggcagcctagtttatctcacagttactcgtccagacatctcctatgctgttcatcaggtgagccagtatctgtctgctccacgatcaactcactatgctgctgttttgcgcattcttcgatacttGAAGGGCACCCTCtttcatggccttttctactcagctcagtctcctcttgtacttcgtgcattctctgatgctgattgggcaggagatcctacTGATCGCAGGTCTACTACAGGTTATTgttttctccttggttcttctttgatttcttggcgaagcaagaaacaaacttttgtggcccgctccagtactgaagcagaatatcgtgctcttgctgataccacatctgagctcctttggctacgatggctccttaaggatttgggtgtgtccacctcctctgctactcccctttattgtgacaaccagagtgccattcatattgctcataatgatgtctttcatgaacggactaaacacatcgagattgattgtcattttatccgttatcatcttgtccatggtgctcttaagcttttctccgtctcctccaaagatcaacttgcagatatcttcaccaagtcacttcctaagggacgcactcgtgatttggttgacaacctcaagttggtctcacatccaccttgagtttgaggggggctgttaatgtatattatgttatgggctttaggcccaattaggttacttgtatagcacactggtacttgtactacactctacttgtactgcacacatatgcctcctatataaaggcagtgatgtatattctttaattcatgaaatacaatacaatcattcagtatttctaacatgcaCCAACATCTTTATAGTCGAGAAAACATTCCCATTATTCCATCTTTCTTCCTGAAACGAAACCTCAGAGAAGCTCCAAGTTAAACAACTACTATGGCTAGGTGTTGCAATGCTTTTCAACGTGGCAACTGCTTCCTCTTTTCGTCCACGCACAAAGAGCCATCTGGGAGACTCACGAACAAAGAAGTGAACCAGCATAGAATAAAATATTCCTGGGATAGAAGTCCATAAATAAAGATATCTCCAAGATGAACCTCTATTCAAATAAGCTATAGCTGGTAGTGATAAGAAGCCAATTGAGAAACAAAAGAATCCCATCACACCCACTTGGCCTCGCCACCTCTTACCCACAAGCTCAGCCGTTAACACAAGTGCAGAAGTTCCAATTGTTGCACGGCTAAACCCACAAATCAATCTTAAAGTTGAGTAAACCCATATGTTGGTGGAGAAGACAGTAAGCAAAGAAGATAGGGACATGGTTAGGCATGAAAGAAAGATCATGTTTTTGCGACCAAGTGAGGAATCAGCAAGTGTGGCAAGAACGAATCCACCCACTAGGCAACCCATGAAGAAAGATGATGCAGGCAAGCCAGTGATAATAGAAGAAGAACATTCTAATTTCCATTCTGATATGATTGATGTATAGGAAGGCCAATCCCATGCCCATGAATTTTTTGGAAGATAGCAAATGTTGGAGACCGAGTTGCAACCATGTTGATGAGTAGTACAGTGCCATTTTGGGTATGCATCAGTGAAGACACTGATGAATGTTTGTTGTGCATCAAATAGCCATGCCAAGTTTACAAGCAGAGTTTGGAAGAATTGGGCCCACCCAAATACTCCTATACACCGTTCAATGGTGGAATCCAGGGATGGATGGTATTTCTCTAGAGGTGGGGTGGTGCTTTGTGACTCGGCCGAGTTGGGTTGGGAGAGAAGTGGTGTTGAATCGGCCATTTCGAACTATGTTTATGAAAAGGTTGAATTGGAGTGAGAGAAATGTGAGTGAATAAAGGCTTAGGCTAAGGAGAGGCGAGAGTCTAAAACTGTATGCCACGTCTAGCATCTATGTATGACATACATCGCACATTACTTAACcttggaaaaatattgtagcatcTATGTCTATGTATGACTCATTACTTAACCTTGGAACAATACTGTATGGGTTTTGATTGTCATGCATCCattgtttccttctttctttcttttttttttttttttttttttttttttttttttttttttttttttttttccagctacttttatatgttaaaatttaaacatttttcatcgaatatatgtttgaaataatgaatataaatattttcctaatattttatttgatcttTGATCAACTACAGTTTTTTAAATTCTGGTTCGATTTAATATTTCTAGAATAATGTTGTAGCTCGCTAGCAATGCATGGCCGACTCTACTGACCATTCTACAATTATCCTCTTGTCTCTGTGCGATTCAATTAAATGTATTCGGAAAGGGGCATTGTTCATAATAGATGctagaacaaaaataaagcaTTTACAACAAATATTGTATTATTAATGTATTATGCCAAGGTCTTTATGAGTCAATATGCACTGCTTTCAAAGAACATTGAACACCAAGTtgaacctttttatttatttatttttaaacaaaacagaAACTTTGAAGTTGATACTATAGAATATCGTCTTTGTCCTAAGTGTAAAGCCTATATTTTTAAATTCGCAACCATGAACTATTGTAACCATTTAGAACTTAATTTGTCTAATTGAACAGTGTTGAATTAATCCTTGAAACAAGACAAATTAAGTTCAGAACAAGTGAAAACTcaagaatgaagaaaatagaGTGCTGGAATATTGCGTTTCGATTGCAGGCTTGATAAGTCAAAAGTCGACGGTTGAAATGCACATCTTGACCAATTGAAATTTGTATTGATTGGAATTTCAACTTCTTTTCTCAGCTGTTTAATATAGGGTTTTGATGGATCttaagtacatatatatatacaaatccTAGAACACGTTTTTGAAGGCATGGGAGGATAGTGTTTTTGTACTCATGAGATAGCAgtagatttaagattttctactgtacaaatttcaattctattaaTGGATATTTTGCCTTGAGGATTATTTAAGTTAAATCTTTCTCAAGGTTTTAATTGTTAAGCAGAcaatttcattgattttccttagcaaatatatatatatatatatataaaataataataataataataaaaactggCGTATTCTTGAACCTTCCCTTTGTTTATTcctaataaatatatatagtttatccCTCAACCAATAACATTTATTCCGTTTGCCTACTACTAATTTATCAAAACATCCCTTCAAACACAAGAACCACCTACCCATGACAAAGACAGCCAACAATTTCTATCTTCTAGCATCAATTCAAGAACTCACCAAGATAATTATCTCCCAGCTCAAGTGTATGTATGGTGTAGTTTTTTCTCACCCTTTCTAAATACATTTACACACACTTCTTAcccaacttttctttttcttttttttttctttttttgataacttcAATTAACAAAGAGACTACAACAAGTCTAAGACAAGTCTGGATGTACCCAGCTCTGATGAACTGGGACTTTAGTTGCAAAAATTGCTGACTCGTAAACAGTGTTCAAGACATGCCTATGAACAAAAAAGGCTTTACAAGTAAGACCATGCTGCTGCAAATTTAGTACATCAGTCACCATATTTTTTTCCTGCCATTTAGGATTTCTTGTTGTGTTGAAAACTTAAACTGTTCTTCTGTTTCTGCACAGaaacaaaatcttatgaaacCTCAGGCTTTCAGCTTTTATAGCAGCCTGCGCTAGAGCTTCTTGGACTGCTTGGTCAGCTGCTGCTGCTTGGTAAGCAGCTGCTTACCCAACTTGTTTTAGATCAAAATAAtccaataaaaatgaattatacAATACTAGCACTCCTATCATCTGGGAGTGCTCGTCAGCATTTTCTAATTACATACAAAGCAAGTATGAGATAATATACTATGTCAGTGATGTGATAAGCATGGACTTTAGAAATTGTGGGCTGGGAAAGGATGTACGACATTCTCCATCAGAATGATAATATTATCATAATATTGTTTAAGTGCTGATCCAACTAATTGTCTTGTCTAAACAACACTCATAATATTGTGTAAGTGCTGATCCAGCAAATTTGTTACTTGCaagtttcaaatatttttttgttaaattatttttaagaactGTTTGATTTCTCACTTATTCGAGAAATTATTGGTTCTTAATTACATAGAAACATACATGCCACCGATTCTTCCAACCAATAAATGTGTGTTATGTAATTAACAAAACCCTTATAAGCAGTTAAGTACTGcatttaaatttatgatttgtGAGTTAATAGTATTTAGAGATAACTTATTTTCTTAAGGAGAGGAAGAAAATAACTACTAAGTATATAAATTGACTTATCATACATGCTAAGATTCAAATTACTTATTTAAAGTCTTCttctatcttatttttaaatcaataagCCACCAAACATGACAAGACTTCTCAAAAACACACGATTATTCATTGTTTTAATCTCTCAATGGGATCGTGTCACATGGTCTTCCAaccttaataaataaatttcgtGTAATCAAACAAAAACTTTATCACAACTGTACTGTACGAGAAATGTTAAATTCAGTCTACAGGCCGTTTGACATGACGGGttgaaaagaaattttgttcttattcattattgaaattggaaattatcataaatcatattttttgtaCAATTATTTTGCTAGAAAGTAACATCAACAAAACTCCCATAATCATTCATCCTTGGATATTTTTAGGGGGAGGGgagttttttcaattcttacattaatatttttctgTGGCCATTTAAGCTCGTGGCTGGACagcaattatttttttggttgaaagagtggaatttattcaactattcAAGGATTAGTACATCAGAATCCATAGGAAGCTCTCTAGGGGTGCCATATTGCCGaagataatattattattattattattattattattagagcaTCAACATCAtatgttctaaaaaaaaatgtcattttaacacattaaaaatattattttattattttaacacactattttacaattcaccttacattacattttctattcttcaaatctatacattaaaataatatatacaaatattaaaataacattaaaaaaaccaaaaatataaatatatatatatatatatatatatatatatatatatatataaaataaaaagaccaTGTCACCAACCACCATAGCTCACAGCCACCCCACCACAACCTACAACCCACCCTCACCATTGTTACAAACCCACCATAACCCACAGTCCACCCCAATCATAGCCCATCATTGTTACAAGCCCACTACCACTTCCACTACCACAACCAACAACACACTACCACAGCCACCCCCTAATGCATGCCATAGAGATAGTGGAAGAAAGAGAATGCATTGGGTTTACCCAATAGTGGTAGTGGTCGAGCAACCAATGGGTTGGTGGGCAATCTTGAATGGATGTCtacaacaaaccaaaaacaattgGTAAAACCCTAGGAGTAAAAGGGAGAAATCACATGAAATCAGCCCATTATAAAGAGGCGTAGTAGCCATAGATAAAAATaagaggggggaggggggggggggggggagcatCCAAAAGAGAGGGACCCAAGGGACGAAAGTAGTGAAAACTGAGAGAGgagtaacagagaagaaaaagggatagaaataaagtggtaaaaagaagagagaaaacacaATAGAATaagggcatgcatcaatagaccttctccccccccccccccccctctttagCAAACCCATTCTTTGGAATCCCAAAAGCAGTAACAAGTAGCCATTTAGGCCCATTCTCTAAAAATGCACAACTTTAATGGCAGAAGCCTATAACAAGGTTGTTCAAGTTGGGGTTCAAGTTCTTTTTTGGTTCACTTATTGCGAGAAGATTCAATATTTTATCTTTGTCACGAATATTTACATCTGTTCTActgtagcactttttttttagtcatattTGCTGCATCAGTTGTCTTGCCAATGTATCTTTATTTTGCTGTATTAATTATTCTGTTGTAGCACCTTTTCATCATATTTGTTGATGGTTCGATGCACCAAATTATCTTTGGTAGGTAGTGCATTACAGCAAACCTTCCATAtcagatttttaattttgtttggtaCCTGTAAGGGCCAAATACCATGCCACAAAGCTCTTTCCTGCCTCAGCTATTCTTTATTCTCCACATCTTTTTCCTTGAATTTTAAGAAGCGGTATCCTGACTTACTTGTGTATGACCCATTCCCAATGAAAAGGCCAAAACCAGCTATCCTCTACCTCATGTTATGGCAATGGCAATTTCTTGATCAATTCGGCCTCCTCAGAAACAAACATGCCATCAATGAGACCATGGTTCCACTGCTTTCCTTGTTCATCTATTAGAATTTCAACTTTAGCACTCAATATAGTGTTGATGATAGGAGATAGTACCTGTGGTGAGTTCTTCCTTCACAGCCACAAATCTTGCCAAATACTCACTGACTTCCCACTACCGATCCTCCATCTACATCCCCTAAGCAAGACATCCCTCCCATGGAAAAAGCTAGCCCAAGCATAGGATCCTAACCTTGAATTTTTTGCTTCCATTATAAAGCAATTTGGGAAGAAACCAGCATTGAAGACTTTATAAAACAATGAATCTGGATTTTGTAGGAGCCGCCAAgtatatttttccaataaagaGTCATTGAACATGACCAGGTCCCTAAACCCCGAACCACAATCCACTTTGGATTTTGTCAGTTCATCTCATTTTAACCAGTGGATCTTCCTTCTATCACccctttgaccccaccaaaattttttgaTCATTGTTTTAATATTGTGGCATAAGCCTATGGACACAACAAGTTTTGGAGTCGctacctagtttttgcaattgcctaggaaccatatatatagcgtcctCTTAAGAAAtgaccttttgatcttactacttGAGATATGGGATCAAAGTTAAGGTACGaccttgggaaggtgttaggcacccaaaaccgcCCAACTCTAAGGTTGACTTCCCATCATTGCGacttatgtcttaaccctattaaaggaATACTTAATACTTGtatctaactcacacacacactaacatacatctaacaatcaacatggcatcaatcatccctaaccatacatctatcatggcaatcAAACAAGACCTATCATACATCTCTAATCATGGCATATCCTATCATTCATCTAGCATACAGGTCATGGTATCAAAGCATTCATTACACCGCAAGccctaatcatacatctaaTGATGCTTCATCACATCACaaaccctagcatacatctaatcATGGCATCATATCATATTACATCATCTAGGGCAGCAACATGGGAATCAAGAGATCCAAGCAAACATGTGATAAAGCACAACTCAACAAACAAGCATATTCAAAAAGCATTTGTTGAACAAA includes the following:
- the LOC115984271 gene encoding organic cation/carnitine transporter 3-like: MADSTPLLSQPNSAESQSTTPPLEKYHPSLDSTIERCIGVFGWAQFFQTLLVNLAWLFDAQQTFISVFTDAYPKWHCTTHQHGCNSVSNICYLPKNSWAWDWPSYTSIISEWKLECSSSIITGLPASSFFMGCLVGGFVLATLADSSLGRKNMIFLSCLTMSLSSLLTVFSTNIWVYSTLRLICGFSRATIGTSALVLTAELVGKRWRGQVGVMGFFCFSIGFLSLPAIAYLNRGSSWRYLYLWTSIPGIFYSMLVHFFVRESPRWLFVRGRKEEAVATLKSIATPSHSSCLTWSFSEVSFQEERWNNGNVFSTIKMLVHIRWALRRLLPVLAIGFGIGMVYYGMPLGLGNLSFNLYLSVTLNALSEIPSSLITILLIGKLNRKFSVLAFTTLSGIFSIICALKGEVWTRMRIGLELLSFFSCCTALSILFIFTIELFPTCVRNSATSLVRQAVVFGGVFGPMLVAEERRDGGLSYGVFGWVIGCCGLLAVFLPETRGRALCDTMDEEERKVKASRNGEGDLLA